Genomic segment of Alkalidesulfovibrio alkalitolerans DSM 16529:
TCGCGGGCGAAGGCCAAGGGCTCGTGCATGATGTCGAAGGCCGTGACCCGGGCGCCCGCATGGGCCCCGACGATGGCCGAGACGCCCAGGCCGCAGCCCACGTCCAGGCAGTCCCGGCCCGCGATCTCCTCCCTTCGGGCAATGAGGTGCTCGGCTAGGACCACGCCCGCGGGCCACATCTCGACCCAGTAGGGGATCATGTCCTCGGCGTCGGGCCTGTCCTCGGAAAGCTCGTTCCACAAGGTCTCCAGGTCGCCCTCGCGCAGAAAGGTCCACGCGCGGCCCGCAATCTCGACGGTCAGGGCTTCGCGTCCGGACAGGGACGGGCGGTCGGGCTTGGAAACAGCGGCGGCATGCGGCATTAGCTGCCTATAGCCCCATGAACCGGCTTTTTCAAGGGCCGCGCGGCCTTTGCCGGTCCCGGCCGGGAAAAGCGCTTGCGAAAGGTCCTTTAGGCGCTTTACATAGGATGGCGTTTGGGGCTACCCCTGCCAGCGCGGGGGATACATCAAGGCCCCCGTCATCCCGCAGGAGGACGCATGATTCCCGACGATCTTCTTTATGCCCGGACGCACGAATGGGCCCGCATCGAGGACGGCGAGGCCGTGCTCGGCATCACCCACTTCGCCCAGGAACAACTCGGCGACCTTACCTATGTGGAACTCCCCGAGGTCGGCCAGGCCCTGACTCAGGGCGAGGAGATGGGCAGCGTGGAGTCCGTGAAGGCCGCGAGCGAGCTTTACGCCCCGGTCACGGGTGAGGTCATCGCCGTGAACGAGGAATTGGCCGACAACCCCGGCCTGGTCAACGAGGATCCCTACGGCGAGGGCTGGATGCTGCGCGTGCGGCTTTCCGCCGACCCCGAGGATCTTCTGGAGGCGGCGGACTACGAACGCCTGATCGAGGACGAGGCCCACTAACGTTTGTTACGCCGCCGCGCCGCGCGGCGGTCCGGAGGCGCGAATGCCCTTCATCCCGCATACGGACGACGACGTCCGCACAATGCTTGCAACCATCGGCGCGGGCTCCGTGGAGGAACTCTTCGCCGAGATAGGACCAGACCTTCGGCCGCGCTCGTTCGACCTGCCCAAGGGCATGAGCGAGATGGCCGTAATGGCGCGCCTTGAGGCCCTGGCAGCGAAAAACGCCTCGGGCCTCAAATCTTTTCTGGGCGCGGGCTTCTACGACCACCACATCCCGGCGACCGTGGACGCCCTGACCTCGCGCGGCGAGTTCTACACGGCCTACACGCCGTACCAGCCCGAGGCCTCGCAGGGCACGCTGCAGGCCATCTACGAGTTCCAAAGCGCCATGTGCCGCCTGATGGACATGCACGGCGCCAACGCCTCGGTCTACGACGGCGGCTCGGCCATCTTCGAGGCCATGATGATGGCCGCGCGCAAGACCCGCCGCCGCCGCTTCGTGATCTCCGAGGCCGTGAGCCCGATCTACCGGATCATGCTCACGTCCTACACGATCAACCTCAATTTCGAGCTGGTCACCGTGCCGCACGTGAACGGCATGACGGACCTCGCGGGCCTGACCAAGGCCATCGACGCCGAAACCGCGGCCGTGCTCGTGCAGTCGCCCAACTTCTTCGGCTGCATAACGGACTTCAGCGATCTGTTCGCGGCCGCGCGCGCGGCCGGAGCCGTCTCCGTGGTCTGCGCCAACCCGGTGCTGCAAAGCGTCCTCAAGACTCCCGGCGCCATGGGCGCGGACGTGGCCGTGGCCGAAGGCCAGGGCCTGGGCCTGCCGCTGTCCTTCGGCGGGCCGTATCTGGGCGTGATGACCTGTGCCAAGGACATGATCCGTCAGATGCCCGGTCGCATCGTGGGCAAGACCGTGGACGCCGAAGGCAAGCCCGGCTACGTGCTCACCCTGCAGGCGCGCGAGCAGCACATTCGCCGCGCCAAGGCCACCTCCAACATCTGCTCCAACCAGGCCCTGTGCGCCCTGCGCGCGCTGGTCCACCTTTGCTCGCTTGGCGAGGAGGGGCTTAAGCGCACCGCCGGGCTTTGCATCGAGCGGGCGCACTACGCGGCCAAACGGCTGTGCGACCTGCCGGGCGTATCCATGATGAACGACGCGCCCTTTGGCAACGAGTTCGCCGTGCGCCTGCCCGTGAACGCTTACGAGGCCATCGACAAGCTCACGGCCAAGGGCGTGGTGCCGGGCTTTCCGCTCGGCCGCTACTATCCGGGCCTGGAGAACTGCCTGCTCGTGGCCTGCACCGAGAAGACGAGCCGCGAGGACATCGGCATCATGGCCGAGATGCTGGGAGGACTTTTGGCATGAAGACCGTGTTCGAGAAATCCCGTCCCGGCCGCGAGGGCGTGTGGCCCGATGCGCCGCAGAACGGCCCCGAGGCCTACATCCCGGCCGCGCTTCTGCGCTCTTCCCCGGCGCGGCTGCCCGAACTCTCCGAACTCGACGTGGTGCGCCACTTCTCCGAGTTGTCGCGCAAGAACTTCGGCGTGGACTCCAATTTCTATCCGCTCGGCTCGTGCACCATGAAGTACAACCCCAAGTTCACCGAAAAGGCCGCCGCCCTGCCGGGCTTCGCGGGCCTGCATCCGGTGCTGCCGCAGCTTCAGGGCGCGGGCAGGCTCTGCCAGGGCGCGCTCGAGGTCATGCACGACCTCGAACGCTTGCTGTGCGAGATCACGGGCATGGCGGGCTTCACCCTACATCCCATGGCCGGGGCGCACGGCGAGCTTGCGGGCTGCATGCTCATCGCCGCCTACCACCACGCCAAGGGCAACGTGAAGAAGAAGGTCATCTGCCCCGACTCGGCCCACGGCACCAACCCGGCCTCGGCCGCGCTGGCGGGCTACGAGGTGGTGAACATCGAGTCCGTGGACGGCATCGTGGACCCGGCCAAGCTGGCCGAGGTGCTGGATGACGAGACCGCGGCCCTGATGATGACCTGCCCGAACACGCTTGGCCTCTTCGAGCGCCACCTGCCCGAGATCGTGGCCATGCTGCGCGAGAAGGACGCCCTGCTCTACTACGACGGCGCGAACCTGAACGCCATCCTGGGCAAGATGCGCGTGGGCGACGCGGGCTTCGACGTGGTTCACCTGAACCTGCACAAGACCTTCGGCACCCCGCACGGCGGCGGCGGCCCCGGCTCCGGCCCGGTTGGCGTCTCCGAGCGACTGGTCGAATTCCTGCCCGTCTCGCGCGTGAAAAAGCTCGAGGACGGCCTGTTCGTGCTCGACTACAACCACCCGAAATCCATCGGCTACGTGGCCCCGTTCTACGGCAACTTCGCGGTCTACCTGAAGGCCTACGCCTACATCCTGCGCCTGGGCCGCGAAGGGCTCGTTCGCGTCTCGGAGAACGCGGTGCTGGCGGCCAACTACATGCGCAAGCGGCTGGAGCAGCACTTCCAGATCCCCTACAACCGCACCTGCATGCACGAGTTCGTGGCCTCGGCCGTGGAGCAGGCCAAGAGCGGCGTGCGCGCCCTGGACATCGCCAAGGCGCTGCTCGACAAGGGGCATCACGCGCCCACGGTCTACTTCCCGCTCATCGTCAAGGAATGCATCATGGTCGAGCCTACGGAGACCGAGTCGCTGGAGACCCTGGACCGCTTCGTGGACGACCTGATCGAAATCGCCGGGCGCGCCGCGAGCGACCCGGCCTCGGTGCAGGCGGCGCCCGTGACGCTGCCCGTGCGCCGCCTGGACGAGACGCGCGCCGCGCGCGACATGGACATCGCATCGCTGTGAGCCGGGAGACGGACGTGGACTTCGAGATCGCAGTCATTGGCGGCGGCCCGGCAGGCGTCGCCGCCGCCAAACGGGCCGTGGCGGCCGGGAAATCCGTCTGCCTCGTGGAGAAGGCGGATCTGGGCGGCACCTGCCTGAACTGGGGCTGCATCCCCACCAAGTTCCTGCTCGGCGGCACCGCGCCTGTGGAGGAGTTCGAGGCCCAGGCGCGCATGAAGGCAGTGCACGGCGAGGTGCGCGCCGACCTCGCCGCCCTGCAAGCCCGGAAAGACCGGCTCGTGACGGCCACGCGCAAGGCCGTGGCCAAGGAGCTGGAAAAGCTCGGGGTGACGCTCCTTTACGGCGCGGCCCGCTTCAGCGGCCCGCAAACGTTCGAAATCGAGGGCCCGGACGGTGGGCGCTCCGTGAGCTTCGGCCGCTGCATCCTGGCCACGGGCTCCGTGACCACGGTTGTGCCGAGCATGCGGCCCGACGGCGAGTGCGTGCTCGACTCCGACCTGCTCCTCGGCCTGACCGAGGTTCCCGAATCGCTCATCATCGTGGGCGGCGGGGTCATCGGCCTGGAGATGGGCCAGATATTCGAACGCCTGGGGACGAAGATCACCGTGGTCGAGGCCCTGGACCGCCTGATCCCCTGGGAGGACCCGGAAGTCTCCGAGGAGATGGCGCGCATCTGCAAGCGCCGCAAATGGACGCTCAAGCTCGAGGCGCGGGTGAAGAGCCTGCGCACGAGCGAGAACCGGGCCGAACTCGTCCTCGAATCGGGCGAGACCCTGTACGCGGCCAAGGCGCTGGTCTGCATCGGCCGGCGGCCCGCGACGGACGGACTTTGCGCCGAGAAGGCCGGGATCGTCCTGAACCCGCGCGGCTTTACGCAGGTGGACGAATCCCTGCGCGCCTCCCCGGCCGTCTACGCCGTGGGCGACGTGAACGGCCGGGCCATGCTGGCCCACGCGGCCGAACACCAGGCGCTTTTCGCCGTGGACCACGCCCTGGGCAAGATCACGGCTCCCTATGCCGACGAGGCGCTGCCCTCGTGCATCTACGGCTCGCCCGAGACGCTTCGCGTGGGGCGCATGGCGCACGAACTCGAGGCGGCGGGCCTGCCCGCGCGCGTCTCGCGCTTCGCGCTCGCGGCCAACCCCATCGCCCAGGCGCACGCCAGCACGCAGGGTTTCGTGAAGGTGGTCTGGTCGGACGGCCGCATCGCGGGCGTCACGGCCATCGGGCACCACGTGGCCAGCCTGGCCACGGCCGCCGTCCTGCTCGTGCGCCACGCCTACACCCGCGAGGACGTGGAAGGAATCATCTTTCCCCACCCCTCGCTCGACGAGGCGCTCAAGGAAGCCTGCCTCGCGGACCGCTAGCAGACTGTCCCCAAAGCACCCTCTGCGGCGCTGCCGCGAAAATTCAAGCCCTCGCGCAAACGAACCGCGCGTCGGGCTTGAATTTTTTGTGCGCCTTGCATCTGGCGCTTTTTGGTCAACCTGCGGATCGCAGGTTTGTCAGCCCGACGAAACGTCTGGGTAGAGCGTCGGCGAACCGTCCGGGATCAGCTCGTGGTGAGCTGGGCCAGTTGGCTCTCGAGCTGCGCCTGCAACGAGTTGTAGTGGGAGAGGGTGGTCTCCAGGCGCGCGTACTGGTCTCTCAGCGTGCGCTCCTTGCGTTCCAGGCGCGCCTCCTCCCAGGCGATCTTGGTCTCCAGGCCGGAGATGATGTCCTTGTAGTTGTTTTCGATGACCTTCAGCGTGCCGGTCTCGCTGTTGGTTATGTCGGCAAGCGCCTCGGCGAGCTGCAATATCTTGCCCTGCTTCACGGTGACCACGGCCGAGTGCGTGCCGTCCGTGCGCTGCTCGGCCAGAACGGCCATGCCCGAGGCCGTGGTGCCGTACTTGCCGGTGATTTCCCAGCCGCTGATCGACGCCTCCTGACCGTTGATGAAGGCCGAAACGATCTCTCCGCCCTGCACGGTGTAGGTGATCTCGTGACGGCCCGCCTTGGTCATGCCGTCCACCAGCGACAGGAAGCTGACCTCGGGCGACTCGGACTCGCCGATGAAATCGGCCGCGAAGAACTGCGCCACGGCCATGGGATCCTTGGCGAGCGCCTCGGCGAATATCTCCTCGTCGAGGAGCAGCAGGCCGTGTGTGCTGGAGTGGTCGTTGGCGTCTGTCAGGATGCCCAGGTGCGAAAGGCTGGAGAATGGGTCGCCCTGCCTGGTCTTCTCGTCGTAATAGACGAACCCGAGCCCCTGGCCGCTGGTGATGTCGGTCATCCGCCTGCCGACCATCTGCACGCCGTAGTTGCCGGTCATCACCGAGCCTTCGCCGGTGCTGGAGTCGATCTTGGTCATCTCCTGGATCGTCGTGCGCACCTCGTTGATCTTGGCCACGAAATCCCGGACGTTTTGCATCACGCTCTCGGTGTCCGTGGCGATGCCGATCCTGACGCCGCCCGGACCGGTCACGTCCTTCAGGGTCAGGCTCACGCCCTCGATGACCCCGTCGGCCACGTTGGAGTCGAGTTCGATCCACTTGTCCGCGGCCAGGGGAAAGCCGTCCACCTTCAGGCGCGCGTTCTGGGCCGCCTGGGTGCACTCGAAATCGTCCGGTCCGAACCCGGACACGGTCGAGGCCGTGACCCGCACGGTGTTGTCCGCGCCCAGGTCCATGCCGCGCAGTTGCAGGTAGTGCGCCTCGCCGTCGAAGATCAGCTTGGCGCGCACGTCGCCCCCGAGCGAGGGGTTGGAGTTGATCAGGTGCATCAGCCCCTGGGCCGTGGTTCCGGCCGGGACGCTGATGGCGTGCTCCTTGCCCGCATAGGCGATGGTGATGCTCGCGTCCGTGTCCGCGACCACCGCGTTCAGGTCGGTGATGGGGCTGGCCGTGTTCACCCAGATGTCGTTTTGCGCCAACTGGTCCACGACTACGACGTGCGTGCCCTCCTCGGCCGCCGCGTCGGCCGTGGCGGTGATCGCGTCCGCGTTGGTGCTCGAAGCCGTCTTGACCAGGAAGGCCGAGGGCGACTTGAAGTCCACAAGCCAGTCGCGCAGGTCGCGCATGGCCTGATTCAGATCCTGCAAGGCCTCGACCTTGGCTTCCCAGTCGGCCTTCCAGTTCTCCATCTGCCGCTTGCGGTGACCCTCCAGGGCGATGGTGGACTCGATGATGGCCCCGAAGTCCGTGCCGCTGCCAAGACCCGAGAAGTTTATCTGGCCAGACCAGTAGTCGCTCATGGCGTCTTCCCCGTGCTAGAGATAATTCAGAAGCGACATGCCCATGACCCGCGACTGGGTGGCGAGCACCGCCTCGTAGATGTACTGGGCGCGCGCCAGGGCGATGGTCAGCCCGGCCGCGTCCGCGTCTTCCACGCGCGAGAGGTGCGCCTCGGTCGAGGCGCGCACGGCTGTCAGGGACGCCTCCTGGGCGTCCAGGCGGTTCAGGCGCGCGCCCACGACCCCGGCCTTGGAGAGCAGGTGGTCGTGCGCCTCGCGGATGGCGTCCAGGCAGCGTCCCACGCCGTCCTGGTCGCCCGTCTCCAGATAGCCGATCAGTTCGCCCACGGCCTCGAAGAGATTGCCCTGGGAAAGGGCCTGGCTATCCAGGCCGGTCACCGGGTCGCGGATCAGGCCGCCGAATATCTCGCAGCCCACGTTGTTCACGGCGATGTCCTGGTCCTTGCCGATGGTCACCCGTATCTCGGCCGAGGCGGGCCGAAGCGTGAAGGAGTCACCCGCCGCAAGGACGTTCGAGCCGTTGGAGGCCAGGGCCAGCGTCCCGCCGGGCAGGTCGAGCAGGCCGTCCTCGGCCGATCCGCCCGCAACCCAGGTGCGCCCGCCGTCCAGGGAGTAGGAATATTCGATGGGACCGACCAGGGTGGGGTCGTTGTCGATGCGCACCTGCACACCGTCCGCGAAGCTGCCCGAGGCGGCGGTGGCGATGCCGGGAGCGCCGTAGCTCGTGATCTCCACGCTGCGTTCGTCATCGCCCAGATAGCGGGCCTGGGGCCTGACGATCAGGCGCGAGCCCGAAGCCTCGCCATCGGGCCCCGAAACCGTGGTCCCGGCCGCAAGGGTCAGCCGCGCGCCTGAAAGGTCAAGCGTGGTCTCGCCCGCGCCGAGCACGGCCTCGGTCCAGGTCGCGCCGCCGTCTCGGCTGTAGCGGTAGGCGATGTCCTCGCCGCCGCCGACCTCGCCGTCCTGGCGGAACTCGACGAGAATCGAGGCGGACGCGGAACCTTCCACGGCCACGATGGAGGAGGCGTCGATCGCGCCGTCGGGCGAGGTCGCCCACAGGCACTCCTCGTAAGCGTTGCCGCGCGTCTTGTGACCCGCGAAGATGCTCTGGCCCGCGTATTCGGAGTTGGAAATGGAGACGAGCTGGGCGAAGAGTTCGCGCACCTCCTTGCCGATGGTCGCGCGCTGGTCGGCCGTGATGGTGCCCGTGGCGGCCTGCTCGGCCTTCTCCAGGATGGAGGTGATGGTCGTGGAGGCCCGGGTGAGCATGGAATCGGCCAGGCCGAGCCAGCCCTGCGCCGCGTCGATGTTCTGCTCGTAGCGCTCGATCCCGGAAAGCGATGAGCGAAGGCCGAGCACCGTGGCCATGCCCGCCGGATCGTCCGAGGGCGCGTTGATGCGTTTTTGCGTCGCGCTCATCATGTTCAGCCGCGTGAGGTCGGTCAGCGACGTGTTCATGTGGCGGATGGCATGGCCGTAGATCATGTTCTGACTGACGCGCATCGTCGCCCTCCTCACTTCAGCCCGAGAATGGTGTCCATCATCTCCAGGGAGACCTGGATGAGCCTGCTGGCCGCCTGGTAGTTCTGCTGCTGGCGCGAGAGCAGGGCCAGTTCCTCGTCGAGGTTCACGCCGCCCACGGACTCCTGCTGGTCGTCGAGGCTCGCGGCCAAGGCCTCGGCGAAGCTCCAGGCCGATTTTGCCGCCGCCTTGTCGCCGCCCACGGCGGCCACCAGGGAGGCGAAATACTCGCCCAGCGAGGTTGTGACAGCGCCCCCCGTCGTGCGGAAGGATATCTGCGCGTTCGCGAGCGCCTCCATGGCCCTGGCCGTGGTGTTGTCGCCGGCATTGGATTCGCCCTGGCCGTTGACGTGACCCGCGCAGATGCGGTCGGGATTCGCGGCCAGGGCCGGATTGGCCGCGATGTCGCGCGCGCCGGTTCCGCTCAGAAAGCAGTTGTGGCCCGTGGCCGCGAAGATCCCGGCCGTGTCGTCCGCGTATTCGAAGCGCACGCCCTCCTCGGCCGCGATCTCCAGGCGGCCGTTTCGCACCGTTGCCGTGAGCTGGCCCGGGAAGGAGGCGGTGATGGCCGCAGCCACATCCTCCAGCGAATGGACCTCGGGGTCGAAGTTCGCCACTCCCGGCGGCAGGGAGGAGAAATCCACGGCCGTAACGCCCAGCGGCTTGCCCGTGGTTTCGTCGAACAGGGCCAGGGAGAACGAACCCGCCGCCACGCGGTCGGCGAAGGCCAGCCCGCTCGCGGCCAGGGGAACGTCCGAATACTCTGCGGCGTAGATGCCCGTGGCCGAGGCCAGGGGCGAGAGCCCCGCGCCCTGCGAATGGACGCGGTTGACCTCCCAGATGAGAGAGGCGGCGAAGGCGTCGAGCTGCTCGCGGTATCCGCCCAGGTGCGCGTCGCGCGCCTCGAAGAGTCCGGCCAGAGACCCGCCGCTGAGCCGCCCGGCCTTGGTGTTGCCGTCAAGCGGCGTGACGTTGACCTGCCCTCCGGCCGTGGAGTTCCAGACCAGCGTGGTCTTTGGCATCACCGTGAAGCGATCACCGCTTGAAAGCGCCGAGCCCTCGGGCAGGTCGCCGTTTGAAAGGCTCCCGAACCAGATGGACACGCCGCCGATGTCCACGGCCTCGTCCTTGGGGCCCGCGACGAAGAGCTTCGTCGCGCCGTTGTCGTCCGTGAGCCAGGTCTTGCCGCCATCGAGCGAGACGCGAAACGTGGCCCCGCCCCCGGAGGCGGCGCCGCCGTCCACGACCTCGATGGTGTATTCGTGCGACGATGCTCCCTCGAAGTAGATCTGGCCCGCGAAGCCTGACGAGGGCATCAGGGAGGCCACGGCTCGGGGCGGCAAGAGTTCGAAATCGTAGGCCGTCCCACCGTCGACCAGGGTCTGGCCCTGGCGCGTGGCCACCACGACCTGGCCGTCGTCACGGTATTTGACCTCGATGTCGACCTTGTCCGAAAGCGAGCGAAGCAGCATGTCGCGCTGGTCCAAGAGCTCAGCACTCGCGGGCGAGGCCGTGATCCTGCCGTTGAGCGCCGCCAGTTCCCCCAGCAGGGAGTTGGTTGCGGCCACTTCGCTGGCGATGCTCCGTTCGAGCAGCCGCTGCTGCTCCAGCAGATCGGCCGCCAGATCGTTCAGCCGCGCGGTCAGGCTGTCCGTGGAGGACAAGAGCGTGGAGCGGGCGGCGCTTTGGTCGGGGCTGTCCATCAGAGTGCCCCAGGCGGACCAGAAGTTGTTCAGAAGCGCCGCCGTGCCGTATTTCTCGTCCTCCACGAAGCGGGTCTCGATCTGGGAAAGGACGTTGAAAAGCGTCTGCTTGCTCGCGGCGTCGCTGTTCTGCTTCAGGTACTGGGCCTCCAGATAGGAGTTGAAGTGCCGCAACAGCCCCTGCACCGAGGCGCCCGTGCCCACCTGTCCCTGGGCTGTGTTCAGGGAGATGTTCTCGGACATGGCCACGGTGCGGCGGCGGTAGCCCGTCACTTCCTGGTTGGCGACGTTGTTGCCGTGCACCGTGATGGCGTACTGGCTGTTCAGCAGGGCGCTTTGCCCGATGTACATCAGGTTGTTCATGACGTGCCTTCCCCGGTTTCTCGGTTGACGGGCTCCGTTCCCGCGCTAGCGCTTGAGCTGGATGAGCTCGGAGAGCATGGTGTCCGCCGTGGTGATGACCTTGGAGTTGGCCTGGAATCCCCGCTGGGTGGTGATCAGGTTGACCATCTCCGTGGCCGTGTCCACGTTCGACTGCTCCAGGGTGTTCGAGGAGATGGTGCCCAGGTTTGCCGTGTTGGCCAGCCCGGTGATCGGAACGCCCGACTGGCGCGTCTCGGAGAAGAGGTTGTTGCCCTCTCGCCGCAGGCCGTACGGGTTGTTGAAGTCGGCCAGGGTCAGGGCGTAGAGGTCCAGGATCTGGCCGTTGGAGTATTGCCCCGTGACCACGCCGTCGCGGTTGACCGAGATGCCCTGCAGAAAGCCCGCGCCGTAGCCGTTTTGCGAATGGCTGATGGTGGTGGAGCCGGAGTCGTAGCTGGTGGTGGAGAGCGCGGCGATCTTCGGCGAGGTGAAGTTGGCCAGGTTGGCCACGGAATTGCCCACCAGGGAGGCGTTGGAGGCCGCGCCCTGCCAGGCCGCGCCCGCGGCGTTGTTGCTCAGGCCGAAGTTCATGGCCACCGTCGAGGCGCCATCCTGGTCCGTGGCCGAGGCGTTGTTCTCGCGCGAGAAGTTGGCCGTGAAGGTGGGCAGCCCGGCGTCGTTGACGTCCGCGAGCGTCCAGTTCTCCAGGTCCTTCAGGTCGCCCGAGGCCGTGGATTTGAGCGTGTAGGCGGACATGCCCGTAATCTGTCCGGCGGCGTTGAAGATCAGTGTTCCCGTCATGAGCAGCCCCGCGGCCGAGGTCGAGCCGACGCTCTGGCCGCCGATGGTCCGGCCGTCCACCGACGGATTGCAGCAGACGATGAACTCCCAGACCTGGTTGCCGCCCGCGCTCGAGGCCACGGCCGGGTCCTTCACGGGATCGAAGTACACGGTCACGTTGTGCGCGGTGCCGTTCTCGTCGTAGACCCTGATGGTGTTCTGGTAGGCGTAGCGCGTGTCGGAGAGCGGCTCGTCGGCCGTGCCGTTCCAGAAGCCGAGCATGGAGAAGAAGGGGTTGGCCGGATCGTTGGCCTCGTCGTCGGAGCCGGAGTCGAGGTTCAGGATCATGGAGACGCTCGACGTGG
This window contains:
- a CDS encoding flagellar hook protein FlgE; translation: MSLTGSLYSGISGLQAHSSKMSVIGNNLANTSTIGFKSSTMQFQDLFYQSKNTGAGIGQVGVGVGISSIYSNFAQGPYESSSEATDIAIGGTGFFIVRNSDSQEVYYTRAGNFRFDSNGFLVDPNGYRVQGWQVQQGSSSGGVRTMGVSGDIRIENFQSPPQATSSVSMILNLDSGSDDEANDPANPFFSMLGFWNGTADEPLSDTRYAYQNTIRVYDENGTAHNVTVYFDPVKDPAVASSAGGNQVWEFIVCCNPSVDGRTIGGQSVGSTSAAGLLMTGTLIFNAAGQITGMSAYTLKSTASGDLKDLENWTLADVNDAGLPTFTANFSRENNASATDQDGASTVAMNFGLSNNAAGAAWQGAASNASLVGNSVANLANFTSPKIAALSTTSYDSGSTTISHSQNGYGAGFLQGISVNRDGVVTGQYSNGQILDLYALTLADFNNPYGLRREGNNLFSETRQSGVPITGLANTANLGTISSNTLEQSNVDTATEMVNLITTQRGFQANSKVITTADTMLSELIQLKR